The DNA segment CAACTCCGCGTCCGGATGCTGCGCCCGCAGATCGCGCAACGTATCGATGGTGTAGGTGATGCCCGGGCGGTCGATGTCGACACGGGACACGGTGAACTTCGGATTGGAGGCCGTGGCGATCACCGTCATCAGATACCGGTCTTCGGCGTTGGTGACGTTCTTGTCGAGCTTGAACACCGGGCGCCCGGTCGGCACGAAGATCACCTCGTCCAGATCGTAGACCCACGCCACTTCGGAAGCCGCCACCAAATGCCCATTATGAATCGGATCGAACGTGCCGCCCATAATGCCGACGCGCGGCCGCACATGCCAGTTGCCACGAGCCGAACGGCGGGCATTGCCCGAAGTAACCACGGCGGTCGCGGCGCCGACCTCGATCGCCTCCTCCGACAAATCGGACATGCGACGCTCATCAGATGGGGGCGTCATGCACGTTCCCCCTGCCGCTCCTCGCGATCCTGATCGTCACGTTCACGCTCGATCTCCTCGGCGGTCGGACTGCCGTCCTTCGGATCGATCTTGCCCATATCCTCATCCCATTCGTCCTGCACCACGCGACGGATCTCCGCGAACGTGGGCAGCGGGAAATCAGGCTGATACATGCGACGCACCTCGGCGACACGCTCGGTGATGCGAATGAGGGTGTCGGTCATAGTGTCCACGTCGCCCGCACGTTCGAACGCGGCGAACTTGGCGATGTGCTCCTCCATGAGCTCCATATGCTTGCGCACCATGGCGAACTGCTCATCGTCCAGATCGACGATGCCTTCGGCATCCTCCTCAGGCCAGCCGATCAGCACGGCGTCGGCATATTCGAGCGACGCACGCTGAGCCGCCGTGGCGATGCCGTCCTCGATCTGCACCAG comes from the Bifidobacterium angulatum DSM 20098 = JCM 7096 genome and includes:
- the nadD gene encoding nicotinate-nucleotide adenylyltransferase, which translates into the protein MTPPSDERRMSDLSEEAIEVGAATAVVTSGNARRSARGNWHVRPRVGIMGGTFDPIHNGHLVAASEVAWVYDLDEVIFVPTGRPVFKLDKNVTNAEDRYLMTVIATASNPKFTVSRVDIDRPGITYTIDTLRDLRAQHPDAELFFITGADAVAEIMQWKDADRMWDLAHFVAVTRPGYSSPAGVKLPEGKVDTLEIPALAISSTDVRRRARHSEPVWYLVPDGVVQYIGKHGLYRE